The Coffea arabica cultivar ET-39 chromosome 1e, Coffea Arabica ET-39 HiFi, whole genome shotgun sequence genome has a window encoding:
- the LOC113698280 gene encoding putative disease resistance protein RGA3: MADALVGATIRITLEKAVGIASDQIGMVYGFKEDLVKFKASVEMILAVLADAEEEQPKQQAVQLWLKRLEGLAYEADNVLDELNYDVLRQQVETGKRNGNQLKGKVRSLFHSNSIGFRWKMGQKIRDLNKKLNIINEEANSFGLKSQLGGSGTKATLLPDISRTVMVNRETDSVVFPNIVGREHDKFKIVQKISSETSNVIYVLPITGMGGLGKTTLAQSIFNDQQIERHFDLKIWVCVSEDFEVTRIFRLILESLTRRKVDVASRDVIVQEIRKEIEGKRYLLVLDDLWNEIPLLWTDFYRSLTGISTTRGNWCLVTTRQLQVATVVATYPPYSLGKLSDDDCWTIIKDKMIGSGEVTEELQGQEKEITKWCQGLPLAAIVIGGLLRMRRKEEWLSIVNNGLLKFTGDDSSVMQILKLSFDHLPSPSIKKCFAYCSMFCKDFKIERRKLIQLWMAEGFLQSNLENEVMEEIGDKYFRVLVESSLLQEEISSDKQTFGRMHDLVHDLAQSISRCESIVLNSSGEITPRNSKVVSSSLRSLFPRSSIPEDLAPKLKNLRVLDLSSANIVELPTSIGKLIYLRYLEFPYTLTKTLPESLCKLYNLQTLKFNCIFPMDLPEQMSKLISLRHLCYYNNDRKVQMPLEMGRLTCLQTLDFFNVGEEKGRQIEELGCLRHLKGYLRIRNLELVEGKEAAERAKLFEKQNLSSLSLEWGCRGEDDGADINVLEGLQPHPNLQELEVENFTSNQFPLWLMNLSTSLDKLVCLRLINCRRCTELPALGQLPFLQSLAMIGLEKVTVIGHSFYGLCNPSGSRSSRSSSQLSRKVFPHLKCLYLYNMNNLVEWMEAEATEGEVLDVFPMLETLKIQNCYKLNRAPNYFPSLRQLVIENYRDGLYYQLKTPNKSHALVLKDILSKATTLSTLRIGGQAGLTSVSDVLAVHNSQNLKYLSLESCPHLLHLGDLHKLLSLEHLSVVRCPNLNAIDLIAPNDQQHLTSLRSLTIGQCNGLRGLPSEMVELNTSLRELRLYECHNLVWFPVDLQQMPSLSVLWLGNCPKLTTMPQGFGGLTSLRELWIGPFSDTSMENYGYDWLALCSFFPVRKLTLQGWPHSESLPNQLQNLFALIELHLFGFGIEALPEWLGNLVHLEELEVVNCAKLRTLPSMAAMRCLTKLSDLCIKHCPLLEELCTPQSGPDSEWSKINHIPHIFVGQMTVQYLPYHSWTSLLQQ, translated from the exons ATGGCTGATGCTCTTGTTGGTGCTACCATAAGGATTACGTTAGAGAAGGCAGTTGGCATTGCTAGTGACCAGATTGGCATGGTTTATGGATTCAAGGAGGATCTGGTGAAGTTCAAAGCATCGGTGGAGATGATCCTAGCTGTCTTGGCTGATGCTGAGGAAGAGCAGCCGAAGCAGCAGGCAGTGCAGCTTTGGCTGAAGAGACTTGAAGGACTGGCTTATGAAGCTGATAACGTGTTGGATGAGCTCAACTATGATGTTCTAAGACAACAGGTAGAGACCGGAAAGAGAAATGGTAACCAACTGAAGGGAAAGGTACGCTCTCTTTTCCATTCTAACTCAATTGGTTTTCGTTGGAAAATGGGTCAAAAGATAAGGGATTTGAACAAGAAGTTGAACATTATTAATGAAGAAGCGAATAGCTTTGGACTCAAGTCCCAATTGGGGGGTAGTGGTACAAAAGCTACTCTGCTTCCCGACATTAGTAGAACTGTGATGGTCAATCGAGAGACTGACTCCGTTGTTTTTCCTAATATTGTGGGTAGAGAGCATGATAAGTTCAAAATAGTACAGAAGATTTCGAGTGAGACCAGCAATGTTATTTATGTTTTGCCCATAACTGGAATGGGTGGTTTGGGAAAAACAACTCTGGCTCAATCAATTTTCAACGACCAGCAAATAGAGAGGCATTTCGATTTAAAGATTTGGGTTTGTGTATCTGAAGATTTTGAGGTCACTAGGATATTCAGACTAATCTTGGAATCGTTGACAAGACGCAAAGTTGATGTAGCTAGTAGAGATGTTATTGTTCAAGAGATTCGAAAAGAAATCGAGGGCAAACGATATCTTCTTGTATTGGATGATCTTTGGAATGAAATTCCTTTACTCTGGACGGATTTTTATCGTTCTTTGACTGGAATAAGCACGACCAGAGGAAACTGGTGTCTTGTGACTACTCGTCAGCTACAAGTGGCAACCGTTGTGGCTACATATCCTCCCTATTCATTAGGGAAGCTATCTGATGATGATTGCTGGACTATAATAAAAGACAAAATGATAGGAAGTGGGGAAGTAACAGAAGAATTACAAGGACAAGAAAAGGAAATCACAAAATGGTGTCAAGGTCTGCCACTTGCTGCAATTGTTATTGGAGGTTTGTTGCGTATGAGAAGGAAAGAGGAGTGGCTCTCAATTGTGAACAATGGGCTTTTGAAGTTTACTGGAGATGATAGTAGTGTCATGCAAATACTCAAGCTGAGCTTTGATCATTTGCCATCTCCATCCATCAAAAAATGCTTTGCATACTGCTCGATGTTTTGCAAGGATTTCAAGATAGAAAGGAGGAAGTTAATCCAACTTTGGATGGCAGAGGGATTTCTTCAATCAAACCTTGAAAATGAAGTAATGGAGGAAATAGGTGATAAGTATTTCAGAGTTTTGGTGGAGAGTTCCTTGTTACAAGAAGAAATTAGCAGTGATAAGCAAACATTTGGTAGAATGCATGATCTTGTGCATGACCTCGCACAATCTATTTCGAGATGTGAAAGCATTGTTTTAAACTCGTCTGGAGAAATTACACCAAGAAACTCTAAAGTCGTATCTAGTTCACTTCGCTCATTATTTCCAAGGAGTAGTATACCGGAGGACCTAGCACCAAAGTTGAAGAACTTGCGCGTCCTAGATTTGTCTTCAGCAAATATTGTGGAGTTGCCAACATCAATTGGTAAACTAATCTATCTGCGCTATCTTGAGTTTCCATACACTCTAACAAAAACTTTGCCAGAATCTCTTTGCAAGCTTTATAATTTGCAAACTCTGAAGTTCAATTGCATTTTTCCAATGGACCTTCCAGAGCAGATGAGCAAGTTGATTAGCTTGAGACATCTATGCTATTACAATAATGATAGAAAAGTGCAGATGCCGCTAGAGATGGGGAGATTAACTTGTCTTCAAACGCTGGACTTCTTCAATGTTGGTGAAGAGAAAGGACGTCAAATTGAAGAGCTTGGATGCTTAAGACACCTGAAAGGTTACCTGAGGATCCGCAATCTTGAACTGGTAGAAGGCAAAGAAGCAGCTGAACGGGCAAAATTGTTCGAAAAGCAGAATTTATCTTCACTATCACTTGAATGGGGCTGTAGAGGGGAAGATGACGGTGCTGATATAAATGTGTTGGAGGGCCTCCAACCTCATCCCAATCTGCAAGAATTAgaagttgaaaatttcacgagTAATCAATTTCCACTGTGGTTGATGAATCTGTCAACAAGTCTCGACAAATTGGTATGTCTACGGCTAATAAACTGCAGAAGATGCACAGAGCTTCCTGCACTTGGACAACTGCCATTTCTCCAGTCTCTGGCCATGATTGGACTGGAAAAGGTAACAGTCATTGGGCATTCATTCTATGGCTTATGCAATCCAAGTGGATCCAGAAGCTCTCGTAGTTCTAGTCAATTGTCTAGAAAGGTGTTTCCACATCTTAAATGTCTCTACCTATACAATATGAACAATCTCGTTGAGTGGATGGAGGCAGAAGCAACAGAAGGTGAAGTATTAGATGTGTTCCCCATGCTGGAGACATTGAAGATACAGAATTGCTATAAACTAAACAGAGCTCCAAATTATTTCCCAAGCCTTAGACAATTGGTAATTGAAAATTATCGTGATGGTTTGTATTATCAGTTGAAAACACCAAATAAAAGCCATGCTTTGGTGTTAAAAGATATTTTGAGCAAAGCAACCACTCTCTCAACACTCAGAATAGGAGGCCAGGCAGGACTCACAAGCGTTTCTGATGTGTTAGCAGTTCACAACAGCCAAAATTTAAAATACCTGTCATTAGAGAGCTGTCCTCATTTACTGCATCTAGGTGACTTGCATAAGTTGCTTTCTTTGGAACACTTGTCAGTAGTAAGGTGTCCTAATCTCAACGCTATCGATCTTATAGCTCCCAATGACCAGCAACATCTCACATCTCTTCGAAGTTTGACAATTGGTCAATGCAATGGCTTGAGAGGTCTTCCAAGTGAAATGGTAGAGCTCAATACATCTCTCCGGGAACTCAGACTGTACGAATGCCACAATCTTGTCTGGTTTCCAGTTGATTTGCAACAGATGCCTTCTCTTTCAGTGCTATGGCTAGGTAACTGTCCCAAGTTAACCACTATGCCCCAAGGATTTGGTGGTCTTACCAGCTTAAGGGAATTATGGATTGGTCCCTTCTCAGATACTTCAATGGAGAACTATGGATATGACTGGTTAGCTTTATGTTCTTTTTTTCCTGTCCGAAAACTGACATTACAGGGGTGGCCTCACTCTGAGTCCCTGCCAAATCAACTTCAAAATCTGTTTGCCCTGATAGAATTACATCTATTTGGTTTTGGAATAGAAGCTTTACCAGAATGGTTGGGGAACCTTGTTCATCTTGAAGAACTAGAAGTAGTGAATTGTGCTAAACTTCGAACTTTACCCTCCATGGCTGCTATGAGATGCCTCACTAAGTTAAGTGATTTGTGCATCAAACACTGTCCCTTGTTGGAGGAACTATGTACTCCTCAAAGCGGCCCTGACTCTGAGTGGTCTAAGATTAACCATATACCTCATATCTTTGTTGGTCAGATGACTGTTCAGTATTTACCTT ATCACAGCTGGACAAGTCTTCTGCAGCAATGA
- the LOC113688140 gene encoding putative disease resistance protein RGA3, producing MADALVAASIQIVLEKLVSATTDVIGEAFGGFKEELEKLKGSVAMIQAVMADAEKKQVQNQGVQLWLKRLEGVAFHADNLLDEINYEFLRRRMEAQNRLKQKVCLFFSTSCTFAFRWRMASKVKNLNMKLKSINQEAAGFGLSRSQMGGGAYVSPLPAMSRETDSIARQNVVGRDTDASNIVGTLLSSSAIVVSVIPITGLGGLGKTTLAQLVYNVPEIDRQFDKKIWVCVSRNFEVTRLFKLILESLTKRKVDVESRESIVQEVRREIEGKRYFLVLDDVWNERSELWEDFIHSLVGISTTNGNWILVTTRNIEVATRVATHPPYSLSKLGDDDCWSIVKEKVFPSGEVPKELEALKSRIIKRCQGLPLAATVIGGLLRIKRKEEWPAISESGFARLLGGEENSVMQLLKLSFDHLPSASIKKCFAYFSIFGKGFVMSKLNLTSLWMAEGFLQPRFENEVLEDIGNEHFNILLQSSLLEEVEKYDPFSHIDDRYCTMHDIVHDLAQSVLRSNSITDENCRYLLLPSFDEETQGNLKSRSSSLRTLIVNGTVESGEVFLKLKYLRVLRLPLVTSEELPTSISKLIHLRFLDLSLSRFKALPESICKLYNLQTLVLSTYLNPATFKELPDGMRNLINLRHLLFFTPDSKFRMPKGMGQLTCLKTLQFFNIGKEEGCKIEEVGCLKNLRGQILIRNLEFVNAKREAEQADLLSKSNLNDLVFEWGSGREGEYNDEDVLEGLLPHPNLQSLYVKNYMGSQFPRWLMNMSIAKYNMYGSLRRLDRLVKLVLVDCKMCEDAPALGRLPSLEFLALDGLDKLTCLGRSFYDMDDRRASRNNSSSEVSNTLFPALKSLVLSEMPNLREWMDAQAESRRESNEDVKVFPILEDLTINKCYRLVNAPSNFPSLKSLKIQKIDKLQPVKKICSNATNLSAVWIKGMADLTHVQDVLNGLNLQSLILEKCPELVDIHGCGTSLRALSILECENIRKLPEDLHQLQNLDSLVVMGCHNLETIPIPSGHKGLTSLKDLRIGYCNGLTSLPAEMLEARSSLLSLMVCKCPNLVSFPIDLRQMPSLVSLALFGCPKLTTIPKGLDQVSSLSMLHVGPFFDSHTENEWLSALASSSVQKLSLVGQPQSASLPVQLQYLTSLTALGLHGFGAEVLPDWLGNLASLEELRLDGCEKLQHLPSTAAMRRLTKLKFLGIFGCSLLQKNFTPGATSEWPKVSHISHGHFEDEPIGAY from the coding sequence ATGGCTGACGCACTGGTTGCTGCTAGCATACAGATTGTCTTGGAAAAGTTAGTTTCCGCCACCACTGATGTGATTGGTGAGGCTTTTGGAGGATTCAAGGAGGAGTTGGAGAAGCTAAAAGGATCTGTTGCCATGATCCAAGCAGTCATGGCTGATGCTGAGAAGAAGCAAGTGCAGAACCAGGGCGTGCAACTATGGTTGAAGAGGCTTGAAGGAGTGGCTTTTCATGCTGATAATCTGTTGGATGAGATCAACTATGAATTTCTTCGTCGTAGGATGGAGGCTCAAAATCGTCTCAAGCAAAAGGTATGCCTTTTCTTCTCCACCTCCTGTACTTTTGCTTTTCGTTGGAGAATGGCTTCTAAGGTCAAGAATCTCAACATGAAGTTGAAATCGATCAATCAAGAAGCTGCTGGTTTTGGGCTTAGTAGGTCCCAAATGGGAGGTGGTGCATATGTATCTCCCCTCCCTGCTATGAGTCGGGAGACTGACTCCATAGCTCGTCAAAATGTAGTTGGAAGAGACACTGATGCATCCAACATAGTTGGAACATTGTTGAGCTCGTCTGCAATAGTTGTTTCTGTTATTCCCATAACAGGCCTGGGGGGGTTGGGCAAAACAACTTTGGCTCAGTTAGTCTATAATGTCCCAGAAATCGATAGGCAGTTCGATAAAAAGATCTGGGTTTGTGTGTCTCGTAATTTTGAAGTTACGAGGCTTTTCAAACTGATCCTAGAATCATTAACAAAGAGAAAAGTCGATGTGGAAAGCAGGGAGTCTATAGTTCAAGAAGTTCGAagagaaattgaaggaaaaagaTATTTTCTGGTACTTGATGATGTATGGAATGAGAGATCTGAGCTGTGGGAGGATTTCATTCATTCTTTGGTTGGAATTAGCACTACAAATGGAAATTGGATTCTTGTAACAACTCGTAATATAGAAGTGGCCACGCGTGTGGCTACACATCCTCCATATTCATTGAGTAAATTAGGAGATGATGATTGTTGGTCGATTGTGAAAGAGAAAGTGTTTCCAAGTGGAGAAGTACCAAAAGAATTGGAAGCACTTAAGAGTAGAATAATAAAAAGATGTCAAGGTCTACCTCTtgctgcgactgtaattggagGTTTGTTACGTATCAAGAGGAAAGAAGAGTGGCCAGCTATTTCGGAGAGTGGGTTTGCACGTTTGTTGGGTGGGGAAGAAAATAGTGTGATGCAACTTCTTAAGTTGAGCTTTGACCATTTGCCAAGTGCATCCATTAAAAAGTGTTTTGCATACTTCTCAATCTTCGGCAAAGGTTTTGTCATGAGTAAGCTGAATCTAACCTCGCTCTGGATGGCAGAAGGTTTTCTGCAACCAAGATTCGAGAATGAGGTATTGGAGGACATAGGCAACGAGCATTTCAACATTTTATTGCAAAGCTCCTTGCTTGAGGAGGTAGAAAAGTATGACCCCTTTTCTCATATAGACGATAGATACTGTACAATGCATGATATTGTGCATGATCTAGCACAATCAGTATTGAGATCTAACAGCATCACTGATGAGAACTGCCGCTACCTATTGCTGCCTTCATTTGATGAAGAAACGCAAGGAAACTTGAAAAGCAGGTCAAGTTCACTCCGAACTTTAATTGTGAACGGGACTGTAGAGTCTGGAGAGGTATTCTTGAAATTAAAGTACTTGCGTGTTCTCCGTTTGCCTCTTGTGACTAGTGAGGAGCTGCCAACCTCAATTAGCAAGCTAATCCATTTACGATTTCTTGACCTATCACTCTCAAGGTTCAAAGCTTTGCCAGAGTCCATTTGCAAGTTATATAATTTGCAGACACTGGTATTAAGCACCTACTTGAACCCTGCAACCTTTAAGGAGCTTCCTGATGGGATGAGAAACTTGATCAACTTGAGACATCTCCTTTTTTTTACTCCTGACAGCAAATTTAGAATGCCAAAAGGGATGGGACAATTaacttgtcttaaaacattacAATTCTTCAACATAGGCAAGGAGGAAGGTTGCAAAATTGAGGAGGTAGGATGCTTAAAAAACCTCAGAGGCCAAATTCTAATACGCAACCTCGAATTTGTAAATGCTAAAAGAGAAGCAGAGCAGGCAGATTTGTTGAGTAAGTCAAATTTGAATGATTTGGTATTTGAGTGGGGTAGCGGTCGAGAAGGAGAATACAATGATGAAGATGTGTTGGAAGGCCTCCTGCCTCACCCAAATTTGCAATCTTTATATGTGAAAAATTATATGGGGAGCCAATTTCCACGCTGGTTGATGAATATGAGCATAGCAAAGTACAATATGTATGGCTCCTTAAGAAGACTTGACAGATTGGTAAAGCTGGTATTAGTAGACTGCAAAATGTGCGAAGACGCCCCTGCCCTTGGAAGGTTGCCTTCTCTTGAATTTCTCGCGTTGGATGGCCTAGATAAGTTAACATGCCTTGGACGTTCCTTCTATGACATGGACGATCGCCGTGCATCAAGAAACAACAGCAGCAGTGAAGTGTCAAACACATTGTTTCCAGCTCTTAAAAGTCTCGTACTATCAGAGATGCCAAATCTGAGAGAATGGATGGATGCACAAGCTGAGTCAAGAAGAGAGAGTAATGAAGATGTTAAAGTGTTTCCCATTCTTGAGGATTTGACAATTAATAAGTGCTACCGCCTGGTCAACGCTCCAAGCAATTTTCCAAGTCTGAAGAGTTTGAAAATTCAGAAGATTGACAAGCTTCAGCCAGTGAAAAAGATTTGCAGCAATGCAACCAACCTCTCAGCTGTCTGGATCAAAGGGATGGCAGATCTCACTCATGTTCAAGATGTTTTGAATGGCTTGAACCTTCAGtcactgatactagaaaaatgccCCGAATTAGTTGACATACATGGCTGTGGAACTTCACTTAGAGCTTTGAGCATCCTTGAATGTGAGAATATAAGAAAATTGCCAGAAGATCTCCATCAATTACAAAATTTGGATTCTTTGGTTGTTATGGGTTGCCATAATTTGGAGACAATTCCAATTCCTAGTGGACATAAAGGCCTGACCTCCCTCAAAGATTTGAGAATCGGTTATTGCAACGGGTTAACTAGTCTTCCAGCTGAAATGCTGGAGGCTCGTTCATCTCTCTTGTCTCTGATGGTGTGTAAGTGCCCCAACCTTGTCTCCTTTCCAATTGATTTGCGGCAAATGCCATCTCTTGTTTCATTAGCATTGTTCGGGTGTCCAAAGCTGACCACTATTCCTAAAGGACTAGATCAGGTTTCCAGCTTGAGTATGTTGCATGTTGGTCCCTTCTTTGATTCCCACACGGAGAATGAATGGTTATCAGCATTGGCTTCCTCTTCTGTTCAGAAACTATCATTGGTTGGTCAACCTCAATCAGCCTCCCTGCCGGTACAGCTTCAATACCTTACTAGCCTGACAGCACTAGGTCTACATGGTTTTGGAGCGGAAGTTTTACCAGACTGGTTGGGGAATCTTGCATCACTTGAGGAACTACGGCTAGATGGTTGTGAAAAGCTTCAGCATTTACCTTCCACTGCTGCCATGAGGCGCCTCACCAAATTAAAATTCCTGGGAATTTTTGGTTGTTCTCTCCTACAGAAAAATTTCACTCCTGGCGCTACATCGGAGTGGCCCAAGGTTTCTCATATTTCCCATGGGCACTTTGAGGACGAACCTATTGGGGCTTACTGA